The genomic stretch TTGGATCCAATCTGTACCGGCCCGTTCTTATGACGATTGCACCAGCACATTTAGTGCATACATGTGGTGTATTTCCTTTTAACAGAGTTATAGTCATTTGAATCTATATTTCCTAATTAATAACACTACTTTGTCCAGTGATCGCGAAGTAACACTACACCGACCAGGATATGCCTCCACTATGTTCTATAGCTTCTAGTGATCAATAAATCTGGACTGAATAcataatcatcatgatatatcTGAACTGGAAAACATGCATAAACACAAGTCTGATAGTGTAAATTAGGCAATAGACAACTTAAATTCACACGAGTATCATGCATTAGCAGATAGGGTATGATGGGATAGTCATTCAATTAACTCTGCATTTGTCATACAGAATTGCTGAGGTTCACAGTTCATCAAATTCATAATATGAAAAATTGAAAAGTAAACACTTCTTTCTTAAAGATTACATTAAAAATAGAGTTTTATATGAACACTCCTAATAGTAAGACCATCTAAATTACTCTATGGCAGAACTAGTTAAGAAGTGAGTCATTcattaaataacatgttcagtTTGTATCAATCTCTTGATTGCAGTAGATAAGTCTTGACATATTCACCTGTTAGGAATCCTAGCTATGCAATCAACTAGACAAGGCGTTAAAGTAATGCAGATTGCAAAAAATAGTACTCGGGAAGAGCATTATGCATAACACCCAAAGGTCAAACAGAGACAAACCTTGCAGCAGCATCCTTGGGCGCAGGAAATGTGGGAGGCCAGACCATCATAAAAGGATAAATGTGAACAAAGAATTGTTCATGTGCTGTCAAGTCAGAGACTTTAAGCAACTCCCTgcgcttaatatccaagtagagtATGGATGTACCCATCACCAAAACGATAAACTCAGCATTGTCCCCCGCCTCTTTCATTCGGACAAGAGTATGCTCGTCCCCCACAGTGTGGTCCGCCGTCCTCAAGGCAACAAACATCTCACGCAGACAAACGGTATCCACCAGCGACCAATTGCTAGTGCTGCTACTATGGAGCCAAATGCGAAGTTTCAGATCCTTTAATTGAATGAGATAAACCCCAGAATCATCATCTGTCTTTGCTAACTGGACATCTCTATCAAGAAATTCCACCCCTTCTGGGAGCTGAATTGTGAAGAAACTCGAGTCCTTGAGATCCACCACAAGGATGCCGCGCAAGATGGCCGCCACACATCTTGTATTGTCGGCGAGGACAATGTTTTGACGGCTCAAAGCGCCCGCCATATAGATCTTGTTATCAATAAGCAGAGGTTTTGGTTCTGACGGCAGATAGGGAAACTCTGTTGTGGCTGAGGTGTGCTTGCTCCAGACACCGCCTTGCAGCATATAAACGTGCACCGTGTATCCATGATCGATAGACTGCATCAACAGCCACAGGTAGGGCAGGCCGCTGCGGTCACCTTCTCTGAAGAGGAGCTTCTCAAATGTGTAATTGGCAGGAGTGACATGGTCGAGCGGGGGTAGCTCCGGGACAACGGGCATGCTTCTTGATGGGAAGAGCGGGCTGTACACTCGACTCGTCAATCCGTTGCCGCCCTGCTCGGAGATGATGATGACGCTGCCGTTCGTGCAGTCCCAGATGAAGGAGTCCAGCTCGAATCTGCCGCGGCGGCAGACGGCGGCGAGCTCCGGATGCTGAGACGGCATCTGGACGAAGCGCGGGGCGGTCGTGCCTCCCGCGGTGGCGACGTAGAAGCCGAGGGGGCGGAGCGGGTGGAGtttgcggaagcggcggaggaaaGCCGGGTCGGAGGCGTGGCCGAGCCACCGCTTGCTGACGAGGGCGGCGCGGACGAGATCGGTAGGGAAGGCGAGGCGGACGATGATCTCGCAGAGGAGGTTGTCGTCGTCGAGGACCTTAGATACGTCGTGCGAGGGGGGCTGCGCCGGCGTTGGGGAAGTCGGCGGCCGCGGCCGCTTGGGTTCCATGGCGATTTGGTCTGTGAGATTGGGTTAGGGTAAAAAGGAGAAGTAGCACGGTAGGATTTTCACTTTGACGGGACAGGCCTGTGAACTCCAGCCCACCGCCTACCCAAGTCCAGCCCACAAATAGAACCACAACGGCTGCACAGATACAACCTGATAAGAGCCCATTGTAGCGAGCGCACCAAAAGGGAACCGCTCCCACCAAACCAGGAACCGCTCCGACAACGGGGCAATCTCTGCCGGCAAACTGCACCGGCCAGCCGCCGGTCCCTGCCTTCTCCATCGGCCGTTTCGGCGATGGAAGGGGGTGGAGACCCCGGAGTATCGGCTCCAGCCAGTAGTTATTGGCAAGTGTTTTCTTGGGTCGCCGTTCTATGTAGAAGATTGCGTCGTGTCGGAATAATTTACATCCCTGCTCTTTCTCCATCTCGGCGTCGCTCTAACCGGTGACATCGGAGGGCAGGTGGCCTGGTCTTCTCGTCGGTCTGCGGATCTGGTAAGATTCGTGTCTGGCAGTTGGCGTTCGGCACTCTCGCGGGTGACGGTTGCGTTGGCTGCTGCAGTTATGTTTGGCGTCTTGCAGTTGGGTGTGAGGATGACGGCAGGCGGCAGCGTTTATCTTCTTCGATTGAGTCTGGAGATGATGACGGTGTTGGGATCTGGTGACCACGGGGAAGATCCCCGGCCGACGTGCCACAAAGTCTCGGGCTCGTCCTCTGCGACGACCCGGTTCATCGGCTCAAAAAGCATCATTGAATGCGATGGTGCTCTCCCATATCTAGGCGTGGTGGTTGTTCGCCTCTTTTTCTAGCGCTACCATGGTGACAGTGGATGAAAATGGACGATGTTTCGGCGAGGCACAGGTTTCTCCAAGGGTGAACTTGTAGTTTTACTGAGTTTTCTTGTGCAAAGTTGCTTGATGCAAATATTTGTCTTGTGTGGTGATCATATGTGTAATCTGTAAACAGATTGTCTAATAAAATATATGGTTACATAAAAAAAAGTCCAGCACACGTGATCTTTTTTCTTGTTAGTCAGTCGTAATTACATAGGTACCACTGGTGATCCCTACGGGAGCTCCTATTGCCCGCTTTAAGCGGGAGCGAGCCTCTCTCCTCCGCAACCTATTTTgtagtttgaacattttaaaattttgaatatttttagaattttaataattttttagtttgaatattttttattttgaacttcTTTTGAGTTAGAAATGTTTTCAGGTTTGATCTTTTgtgaaatttgaataatttttattATGAACATTTATTaatttagaactttctatatttgattttttaaaatttgtttaTTTTTAAAATCGTTTGATTTTGAATTTGTTCAGTTtagaatttttgtaaattttgattttttgttCGATTTTAAATTTGTAAGAATTTTGAAAATTGAAGCAAATGTGAAAATTAAACTGTCACGAACTAGATAGAACAGGAAAAGAGCGACATAATAAATGGGCCTTGCCAGCTTAGTTCCTTTAAGTGGAGCTCCGCTCACTCCCGCTTAAAGCGGTGAATAGGTCCTCCCAGTACCACTGGCGAAAGGCCAGAGGAGTACGAGTGCATCGTTTTGGTGGACGGGCATGTAGCCTGTTTTTCAAAGAAAAAAATCAATTTGCACTTTGAAGTTTCTTTTAAATAAAAAATCTTACACCTAGATAATAATGACTTCTACCATGTGTGTAGGAAATCGGTGTGAAATTATATGTACCATACTAAACGTGAACAACTTCGATTTTTCTTGtagtttttagttttcttttgatTGAACGCCGTTTGATCTACATGGATTTTTTTATGGATAAGACTCGGTGCTTTGTAGTATTTTTCGTGGTATCTGAGAGTTGGTGTATTCGTGGTGAGCTGTTGTAGTGCATTGTTTTTTTTATTCTTTATCAGTGTGGTGCATTGTTGGTGTGCACGTAGCAGCGACATGGCTGGGATAGTGGCGGGTCCGAGACACCATGATTTGCACTATCTGTCGGGCGTTTGCGTTGTTTTCTACTTGATATTTGTAGGGCCTTGTTTTCTACTTGATATTTGTAGGGCCTTGCTAACGTAGGTTTGGTTTGGCTAGGTGGCAAATTTTCACAAGATCATCGCTTAAGATATGTATGGGGTGGGTCCTGGTAGTCGATGCGGTCTATCGATCATCGATATACGATGCACATTTATATGCTACAAGGTGGTGTTTGGAGCAAGCACAACTCATCCACAACAGAGTTTCCTTATCCGCCGTCGGAACCAAAACCTATGCTCATTGATAATAAGATCTATATGGCCACCACTTTGAGTCATTAAGCCATTGTCCTTGTCGACAATACGAGATGTAGGGCAACCATCTTGCTGATCATCCTTGTGGTGGATCTGATTCTGACTCGAGTTTCTTCACAATTGAGCTCCCAGAAGGGGTGGAGTTTCTTGATAGAGATGTGCTATTGGCAAAGGCATATGATGGTTCTGGGGTCTAATCTCATTCAGGTGAAGGATCTGAAACTTCGCATTTGGCTCCATAGTAGTAGCACAAGCTATTGGTCGCTGGTGGATATGTATCTACGTAAGATGTTTGCTGCCTTGAGCACGGCAGATCACACGTTCGGGGCGGCGGGGGATATTGTTGTCCGAATGAAAGAGGCAGGGGAAAATTCTGAGTTTATGTTCTTGGAGATGGGTGGATCCATACTCTACTATCTTGTatgttttgaatgcaactaacacggactgacGTTGCTTTCAGCAGAGTTGCTCTGGTGTTTCATTTTTgtacagaaattcaactttcaggaaaattcccaaaaaatatcgcaaaatccatatttcacccgaagactcacggagccagaagacaagACGAAGGAGggcatgaggggcccacacctgccctaggcgcgggccaggcttggacgcgcctaggggtggtctgtccCCTCGGCcaacccctcgacctctccttcgcactatataaAGCTCCTGACCTGAAAATACCGGGGGGGCGACGTTTTttcagaaagagttccgctgctccaccgccaccagaaaccccaatccggggatcagaaactccagtctggcaccctaccgggacggggaattggaggagatcatcgtcatcgccatcaccgacgcctctccatgaaccatccatgattcccccatcaatgtgtgagtaattccccgatgtaagctgtaggggatggtagggattggatgaggttagtcatgtaatagctataagattgttattggCATAGTGCatggtatccgttgttagtatttttgacattgttgcaacttgttatgtttaatgcttgtcactttgcgcccaggtgccatgatctcagatctgaacatgttattaaatcatgatgataattattgtttttgatcatacctgcaagttgtgtacacatattgttgtccggaacccgaggccccaaagtgacataaattgggataaccggaggggatggctatgatgtgaggatcacgtgtgttcacggagtgttaatgcttttctccggtactctattaaaatgagtacaTTAATTACcactagtttcccttgaggccccgctgcaatgggctggtaggacaaaagatgtcgtgcaagtttctcattgcgagcacgcacgactaaataggaacacaacgcctatggttattttatactaggactcttatatcattattattcgcaatgcacatgtattgttattatatgaactatctcattcatgcagcgcccgttcatccatccttgtgcctacagtattttaatgttGTTGTCTaatgcaatcatcgctactgctattttcatttcactactgatgttacttcactactaccactgtcATAAAACAGTCaatactgataaactgttgcgagcaagtctatttttaggtgcaggtgaattgacaactcatctgttaaagcttataaatattctttggctccccttatgtcgaatcaataaatttgggttttacttccctcgaagactgttgcgatctcatatacttgtgggtcatcaagactattttctagcgtcgttgccggggagcataactttatttacaagcccacttgaaggtgatattgttcgctgcaatttaTTCATTATGGGAAAAGCTCCTGAATCGAAGTTCcctatattgccatccactacaagaagaggtacaatTATGAACACCTCTGTTGCGCTTGATTCGCCATCTGTTATGActaagcttcttactccaccacatgctactgctacttctgcaagattttgttctttaattagagcacttcctaaacatccattagctaaaaatgaaatccttgatatattttataatggactaacggttgaatctaggacatacctggatagttgtgttggttgtgttttcaggaaaagaactccggttgAAGCTGaaaaattattggctaaaataagcaagaattatgatgattggactattcCAGAGACGACACCAACACCGAAGAAAAGgggaatgattgaattaaatgatgaaatgatgagggaagccaagaaatctctgaaggagaagggtattaaatctgaagatgtgaagaatctaccacctatagaagaattatgtaagccagtccctcgttcttccactattgaggtacactctctccaacgctttgataatagagatattccctactctaaacctcttgatcaatgcttagatgaatttgataattatattgttaagcaagataattttaataagagagtggaacatcacctaatataaaattctagagctatcaataacttgcatgatattgtggaaataacctctaatgatgttaaaattcttgttaaacatttccatatggttcaaattcaaattgatcagctcactaaagtgcaaaagtatttgctagttaatgcttctagagaaaaacatgcttatgaaataagaacGAGAAGTGGTGTTTGTACTCACGATCCTTTGTATCCCAAAGGAAATCCaaagagaattgaacaagattctcaacaagccAATGATGCTAGGACtaagtctaagaaaaagaagaagaaacataaaactgccgtagaatcctctgaacctgctaaggatcctaatagtatatatgtttctgatgctgaaactaaaagtggtaatgataaaaatgatgcttctgataaagaagaaattaaaGAAGAACCTGCAAAGAATACTATGAATACagaatacactaaggaagatttcattgctactaaacatggtagtgaaagagaaccttgggtgcagaagccaatgccttttcctaataagaaacataaatcaaaggaggaagaacattataataagtTCCGTgactggatgaaacctttgtttttgcaaattgcctccttattcgaaGTATGAAAGATAATGTCTCTAATAAGAGGAAGGTTccgaatgaggaaatttccactatactcgctaattactctttcaatggtaaggttccaaagaagcttggtgacccaggtatacccactattccatgctccatAAAAAAACTTATGTCAGAACTgctttatgtgatttgggagcaggagttagtgttatgcctttttctctctatagaagacttgatctagaaaaattaataccaactATCCTTGCAAATAgctgataagtctactactattcatgttggtatatgtgaggatgttcctattcaagttgctcatcattgtatgatattaactgactttgttgtgttggaaatgccggaagatgataatatgtcgattattcttgggagaccttttcttaacactgcaggggctgttattgattgcaaccaagaaaaaagaaacttttaATGTCGATGACAAAGAGCATatggtttattttcccaagaaggtTGATGTGAATTATGGTCTAAACTCAATTATTAGTGTTGATACCATCCAAATTGGGAAATTTCATTTGCCCTTGCCCAATCCAAAGAAGGAGAATGATATTTTCATGATCAAGGTCATGATTGGAACTATTCCCGTCGAgattgaggtaacataatcattgtGTGAAATACAAAGTTTTGCttcatataaaattgttttgataacaagacttgatcaaccttgttgacaaaataattttgaatgaatgaaactatgttttcacctaCGTACCATTGATTGAATTTATATTAGAATGTCTTAGAGTTGCTGTAGATTTGATTTTGAAATTGTTTTTCATCATTCCATAATTGTTTTCCTGCGATAGAATCATTATTCAAATTCTGATAATTGCCCAAaaataaagtttctcgaaaaagGGCAGAGAGGCACCTGGGGCAGCCCAGGGGGACCCACAGGCCGGCCACACCATGTGGTGGCGCGGGGCACACTCTGGCCACGCCAAGGCCAggtgtggcccccctggctctccacttgctccctcctctgccattcccttctctctcccgaaaaaacaccccaccattgcTCAAACCTGTGCTCTTGCTGTTCTTCATCGCGAATTTTCGATCTCCTTCCTCAGCCCATATTTTTTGCTGAAATTTgaagcatttgctctccggtatgtgactcctccgattatccaagtagaattttgattggtgaagtatatcttgaatattttgctgatgTAGATGACAtaataagtgagcttgcatgcttgtattatgatgggataagttgttttgatgcatgtttagtcctcTTATAAGTCTCCATAATGTTCTCCTTTATTTATTTGTCTTAAAACCATTTTTTATGAGGTTTGTTAAAAATTCGATGGAAGGCAATGCATATCAACTCAACCAAGATGAACTAGAGTTGAATGAAGTCATGAAGGTTCACCGGGAAGTAGTTTTTCCTTCTCTTTATCCATGTGTGGAATTCATGAGTGCTGCAGGAATTCTGCAGGATTTTCGGACTTTggtttccaatgcagggttggaaagttttcTTGATTGTGAACCATACCAACATGTTAAGATAACTATGTTTGTAGTGCAGGACTTCAGATTTAGTTGGAAATTACCTAACCCCATGCTTcattacaaaaaatatatatagcTGTCGATTTGCCTCTCGATGATTTCTGTGCAGCTATAAGAGTGCCACAATGGAGATCATGCGGGAAAATAAAGGAGAGACCCAAGCCATTGCTAGAACTCTATAAAGAAATTTGTCAGGGGAGGAGCTTCTCAGAGGAGGATGGTAAAATCCGATGCATTCAACTTCCTTCTATTCagtatttttattattttattacTAAGTGCGTTCTAGCTAGAAAGGTTGCAAGCAAATTATCCTCTCATGATTTAGCCTTCCTAGTTGCTGCCTTGAAACAAGATAGAgaatataatttgggtgctttgatagcctcccGCCTTATTATTAACCGAAGAAAGGGGAGTTTGTGGAGGCCTC from Lolium rigidum isolate FL_2022 chromosome 4, APGP_CSIRO_Lrig_0.1, whole genome shotgun sequence encodes the following:
- the LOC124706589 gene encoding uncharacterized protein LOC124706589 is translated as MEPKRPRPPTSPTPAQPPSHDVSKVLDDDNLLCEIIVRLAFPTDLVRAALVSKRWLGHASDPAFLRRFRKLHPLRPLGFYVATAGGTTAPRFVQMPSQHPELAAVCRRGRFELDSFIWDCTNGSVIIISEQGGNGLTSRVYSPLFPSRSMPVVPELPPLDHVTPANYTFEKLLFREGDRSGLPYLWLLMQSIDHGYTVHVYMLQGGVWSKHTSATTEFPYLPSEPKPLLIDNKIYMAGALSRQNIVLADNTRCVAAILRGILVVDLKDSSFFTIQLPEGVEFLDRDVQLAKTDDDSGVYLIQLKDLKLRIWLHSSSTSNWSLVDTVCLREMFVALRTADHTVGDEHTLVRMKEAGDNAEFIVLVMGTSILYLDIKRRELLKVSDLTAHEQFFVHIYPFMMVWPPTFPAPKDAAARSARDKGAIKEE